A portion of the Burkholderia pseudomultivorans genome contains these proteins:
- a CDS encoding 3'-5' exonuclease produces MTPILVFDIETIPDVDGIRRLEDLPATLDDAAVAEHAFAARREKTGSDFLPHHLQRVAAISCVFRDNNGFRVRSLGTPQDNEATLIQSFYRVIEKYTPQLVSWNGGGFDLPVLHYRALVHGIAATRYWDLGEDDRDFKWNNYISRYHSRHTDLMDLLAMYQARANAPLDALAKLCGFPGKLGMDGSQVWTAFQDGRIDEIRNYCETDVVNTYLLYCRFQLMRGGLTPNEYADEILLVKNALAQEAAPHWAEYLAAFDA; encoded by the coding sequence ATGACACCGATTCTCGTTTTTGACATCGAGACGATTCCCGATGTCGACGGCATTCGCCGTCTGGAAGATTTGCCCGCGACGCTCGACGATGCCGCGGTGGCCGAACACGCGTTCGCCGCGCGCCGCGAGAAGACCGGCAGCGATTTCCTGCCGCACCATCTGCAGCGCGTCGCGGCGATCTCGTGCGTGTTTCGCGACAACAACGGTTTTCGCGTGCGCTCGCTCGGCACGCCGCAGGACAACGAGGCGACGCTTATCCAGTCGTTCTATCGCGTGATCGAGAAGTACACGCCGCAGCTGGTGTCGTGGAACGGCGGCGGTTTCGACCTGCCGGTGCTCCATTACCGCGCGCTCGTGCACGGAATCGCCGCAACCCGCTACTGGGATCTCGGCGAGGACGACCGCGACTTCAAGTGGAACAACTACATCTCGCGCTATCACTCGCGGCATACGGACCTGATGGACCTGCTCGCGATGTATCAGGCGCGCGCGAACGCGCCGCTCGACGCGCTCGCGAAGCTGTGCGGCTTTCCGGGCAAGCTCGGGATGGACGGCAGCCAGGTATGGACCGCGTTCCAGGACGGGCGGATCGACGAGATCCGCAACTATTGCGAAACCGACGTCGTCAACACCTACTTGCTGTATTGCCGGTTCCAGCTGATGCGCGGCGGCCTGACCCCGAACGAGTACGCGGACGAGATCCTGCTCGTGAAGAATGCGCTCGCGCAGGAAGCCGCGCCGCACTGGGCTGAGTATCTGGCCGCGTTCGACGCATAA
- the rpoS gene encoding RNA polymerase sigma factor RpoS, producing MPKSKRQAPQADSEKISRATQASVERSGASTDDEDDVADNERDFEARDADTEGGDDEREGRAEAAPDVDDFRALLQAELTADTIQHYLNRISVKPLLTVEEEQRYSRLAKAGEFEARQVMIERNLRLVVSIAKGYLNRGVPLLDLIEEGNLGLMHAIEKFDPTRGFRFSTYATWWIRQSIERAIMNQARTVRLPVHVIRELNQVLRAKRHLEKNSMSTGEAAERREASIDDIAYLTGKTAEEVTDILALNEHTASLDAPLDLDPASSLLDLLPDDQSQSPDAEVQHRELETLTRAWLSRLSDKHRHVIERRFGLNHIEPATLEELADEMGLTRERVRQIQQEALVRLKRFFASNGVRKDAVL from the coding sequence ATGCCGAAATCGAAGCGCCAAGCTCCGCAAGCCGATTCTGAGAAGATCAGTCGAGCCACGCAAGCATCGGTGGAACGGTCTGGTGCTTCGACGGACGACGAAGACGACGTCGCGGACAACGAGCGAGATTTCGAAGCGCGCGACGCCGACACGGAAGGCGGCGACGACGAGCGCGAAGGGCGCGCGGAAGCGGCGCCCGACGTCGACGATTTTCGCGCGCTGCTGCAGGCCGAACTCACGGCCGACACGATCCAGCATTACCTGAACCGCATCAGCGTGAAGCCGCTGCTGACCGTCGAGGAGGAGCAGCGCTATTCGCGCCTCGCGAAGGCCGGCGAATTCGAAGCGCGGCAGGTGATGATCGAGCGCAACCTGCGGCTCGTCGTCAGCATCGCGAAGGGCTATCTGAACCGCGGCGTGCCGCTGCTCGACCTGATCGAGGAAGGCAACCTCGGCCTGATGCACGCGATCGAGAAGTTCGACCCGACGCGCGGCTTTCGCTTCTCGACCTACGCGACGTGGTGGATCCGCCAGAGCATCGAGCGGGCGATCATGAACCAGGCCCGCACCGTGCGCCTGCCGGTGCACGTGATCCGCGAACTGAACCAGGTGCTGCGCGCGAAGCGCCACCTCGAAAAGAATTCGATGTCGACGGGCGAGGCGGCCGAGCGCCGCGAAGCCAGCATCGACGACATCGCCTATCTCACCGGCAAGACCGCCGAGGAAGTCACCGACATCCTCGCGCTGAACGAGCACACCGCATCGCTCGACGCGCCGCTCGATCTCGATCCCGCGAGCAGCCTGCTGGACCTGCTGCCCGACGACCAGAGCCAGTCGCCCGACGCCGAGGTCCAGCACCGCGAGCTCGAGACGCTCACGCGCGCGTGGCTGTCGCGGCTGTCCGACAAGCACCGGCACGTGATCGAGCGCCGCTTCGGGCTGAACCACATCGAACCGGCGACGCTCGAGGAGCTGGCCGACGAGATGGGGCTGACGCGCGAGCGCGTGCGGCAGATCCAGCAGGAAGCGCTGGTGCGCCTCAAGCGGTTCTTCGCCTCCAACGGCGTGCGCAAGGACGCCGTTCTGTAA
- a CDS encoding peptidoglycan DD-metalloendopeptidase family protein, which yields MSMLRAMQNNRSREPLTFAQRAICVAAFSTLLAACATRLDNAPVVDRSGSLGTTASAQPAVPLGPPPPGFYRVKPGDTLYRIALENGQNYRDIAAWNNLANPNQIEVDQLLRVAPPGGAAMAGAPIAGAGVATAPLSSGPAAPAAGMASTVTPPAAASASSDTAAAPSGPVTFAWPARGPVLNGFDDAKNKGVNIGGSAGEAVKAAADGRVVYAGNGLRGYGNLIIIKHDATYLTAYAHNRALMVKEGDAVTKGQKIAEMGNSDSDRVMLHFEVRRQGKPVDPLKYLPPQ from the coding sequence ATGAGTATGTTGCGCGCGATGCAAAACAACCGTTCCAGGGAACCGCTCACATTCGCCCAGCGCGCGATCTGTGTGGCTGCATTCTCCACGCTACTGGCCGCCTGTGCGACGCGGCTCGACAACGCGCCCGTCGTCGACCGCTCCGGTTCGCTCGGCACGACCGCCAGCGCGCAGCCCGCGGTGCCGCTCGGTCCGCCGCCTCCGGGTTTCTACCGCGTGAAGCCGGGCGACACGCTGTACCGGATCGCGCTCGAGAACGGGCAGAACTATCGCGACATCGCCGCGTGGAACAACCTGGCCAACCCGAATCAGATCGAGGTCGACCAGCTGCTGCGCGTCGCGCCGCCGGGCGGCGCCGCGATGGCGGGCGCGCCGATCGCCGGTGCCGGTGTCGCGACCGCACCGCTGAGCAGCGGCCCTGCAGCGCCTGCCGCCGGCATGGCCTCGACGGTCACGCCGCCCGCAGCAGCCTCTGCGTCGAGCGACACCGCGGCCGCGCCGAGCGGTCCCGTGACGTTCGCGTGGCCCGCGCGCGGCCCGGTGCTGAACGGTTTCGACGACGCGAAGAACAAGGGCGTCAATATCGGCGGCTCGGCCGGCGAGGCCGTGAAGGCGGCGGCGGACGGCCGTGTGGTCTACGCGGGCAACGGCCTGCGCGGCTACGGCAACCTCATTATCATCAAGCACGATGCAACTTACCTCACGGCATATGCACACAATCGCGCTTTGATGGTAAAAGAGGGGGACGCGGTCACCAAAGGGCAGAAGATCGCCGAGATGGGGAACAGCGATTCCGACCGCGTGATGCTGCATTTCGAGGTTCGCCGGCAGGGTAAGCCTGTCGATCCGCTGAAGTATTTGCCGCCTCAATAA
- a CDS encoding protein-L-isoaspartate(D-aspartate) O-methyltransferase, giving the protein MSGERAKRFPLALEDLKRAPRKSEGRAGERGAASKAADKPAVVLKPVAAKPGAARAASSGAAAKPASGPKPTAIRAALPTPAAPRSAAPKPMAAPGVAPAGAFALTSERVRERMVERLRANGVTDPRVLEAMAAVPRHLFVDPGLATQAYEDSALPIGHQQTISKPSVVARMIELAMAGRPLERVLEIGTGCGYQAAVLSHVARDVYSIERIKPLYERAKLNLRPLRVPNIRLHYGDGRVGLPSAAPFDAIVIAAAGLDVPQALLEQLAIGGRLIAPVGAQSGQPQVLTLVERVAHAQWRESRLDRVFFVPLKSGVI; this is encoded by the coding sequence ATGAGCGGCGAGCGCGCGAAGCGATTTCCGCTCGCGCTCGAAGATCTCAAGCGAGCGCCACGCAAGTCGGAAGGCCGGGCCGGAGAACGCGGCGCCGCGTCGAAGGCCGCCGACAAACCCGCGGTCGTGCTGAAACCGGTTGCGGCGAAGCCGGGCGCGGCGCGCGCGGCCTCGTCCGGCGCCGCCGCGAAGCCCGCGAGCGGACCGAAGCCGACCGCGATCCGGGCCGCGCTGCCGACGCCGGCCGCACCGCGGTCGGCGGCGCCGAAGCCCATGGCCGCGCCGGGCGTCGCGCCGGCCGGTGCGTTCGCGCTGACGTCGGAACGTGTGCGGGAGCGCATGGTCGAACGCTTGCGCGCGAACGGCGTGACCGATCCGCGCGTGCTGGAGGCAATGGCCGCGGTACCGCGCCACCTGTTCGTGGATCCGGGTCTCGCGACGCAGGCCTACGAGGATTCGGCGCTGCCGATCGGCCACCAGCAGACGATTTCCAAGCCGTCGGTCGTTGCGCGCATGATCGAGCTCGCGATGGCCGGCCGCCCCCTCGAGCGCGTGCTCGAAATCGGCACCGGCTGCGGCTATCAGGCCGCGGTGCTGAGTCATGTGGCGCGCGACGTGTATTCGATTGAACGCATCAAGCCGCTCTACGAGCGCGCGAAGCTGAACCTGCGGCCGCTGCGCGTGCCGAACATCCGTCTGCACTACGGCGACGGGCGTGTCGGTCTGCCGTCCGCGGCCCCGTTCGACGCGATCGTGATCGCGGCGGCGGGGCTCGACGTGCCGCAGGCGCTGCTCGAGCAGCTCGCGATCGGCGGGCGCCTGATCGCGCCGGTCGGCGCGCAGAGCGGGCAGCCCCAGGTGCTCACGCTCGTCGAGCGTGTCGCGCACGCGCAATGGCGAGAGTCCCGGCTTGATCGCGTTTTCTTTGTCCCTTTAAAATCCGGAGTGATTTGA
- the surE gene encoding 5'/3'-nucleotidase SurE: MRILLSNDDGYLAPGLAALDEALRPLAELTVIAPEQNCSGASNSLTLSRPLSVQRAPSTGFFYVNGTPTDSVHVALTGMADAKPDLVVSGINNGQNMGEDTLYSGTVAAATEGIMFGVPAIAFSLADKGWAHLADAARVAAEIVEHYLAHPLPGQPLLNVNIPNLPYDELKGWKVTRLGKRHPSQPVIRQTDPRGEPIYWIGAAGAALDASEGTDFHAVANGFVSITPLQLDLTHTQMLPATREWARAGGRAS, from the coding sequence ATGCGAATCCTACTCAGCAACGACGACGGCTATCTCGCCCCGGGTCTTGCCGCGCTCGACGAAGCGCTGCGGCCGCTGGCCGAACTCACGGTGATCGCGCCCGAGCAGAACTGCAGCGGCGCATCGAATTCCCTGACCTTGTCGCGGCCGCTGTCCGTGCAGCGCGCGCCCAGTACGGGTTTCTTCTACGTGAACGGCACGCCCACCGACTCGGTGCACGTCGCGCTGACCGGGATGGCCGATGCGAAGCCGGACCTCGTCGTGTCGGGAATCAACAACGGCCAGAACATGGGCGAAGACACGCTCTATTCGGGGACAGTAGCAGCGGCCACCGAAGGCATCATGTTCGGCGTGCCGGCGATCGCGTTTTCGCTGGCCGACAAGGGCTGGGCCCATCTCGCCGACGCGGCGCGCGTCGCGGCGGAAATCGTCGAGCATTACCTCGCGCATCCGCTGCCGGGCCAGCCGCTGCTGAACGTCAACATCCCGAACCTGCCGTACGACGAACTGAAGGGCTGGAAGGTAACGCGCCTCGGCAAGCGTCACCCGTCGCAGCCGGTGATTCGCCAGACCGACCCGCGCGGCGAACCGATCTACTGGATCGGCGCGGCGGGCGCGGCGCTCGATGCGAGCGAGGGCACCGATTTTCACGCGGTCGCAAACGGTTTCGTGTCGATCACGCCGCTGCAGCTCGATCTCACGCATACCCAGATGCTGCCCGCGACGCGCGAATGGGCGCGCGCCGGAGGGCGGGCTTCATGA
- a CDS encoding CaiB/BaiF CoA transferase family protein gives MSTSQGPLAGVKVLEFGTLIAGPFASRLFAEFGAEVIKIEDPNGGDPLRKWRKLHPEQGGTSLWWSVQARNKKSVTLNLKADAGKTIARQLAREADIVIENFRPGLLEKLGLGYDVLSADNPGLVMVRLSGYGQTGPYRDRPGFGAIAESMGGLRHITGYPDLPPPRIGISIGDSIAALHGVIGGLMALHHRKVNGGAGQVVDVALYEAVFNMMESVVPEYGVYGMVRERTGASLPGIVPSNTYACRDGSIVIGGNSDPIFKRLMKAIDRDDLADDPALARNDGRVPRTQEIDDAIAAWLAPRTIDEALEVLNAADVPAGRIYSAADMFTDPQFAARQMIQHFKLADGTDIPLPNVTPKLSGTPGETRWLGPELGEHTDEVLRGLGYDAQAIAALREAGAI, from the coding sequence GTTCGCGTCGCGGCTGTTCGCCGAATTCGGCGCGGAAGTGATCAAGATCGAGGATCCGAACGGCGGCGACCCGCTGCGCAAGTGGCGCAAGCTTCATCCGGAGCAGGGCGGCACGTCGCTGTGGTGGTCGGTCCAGGCGCGCAACAAGAAATCGGTCACGCTGAACCTGAAGGCCGATGCCGGCAAGACGATCGCGCGCCAGCTCGCGCGCGAGGCCGACATCGTGATCGAGAATTTCCGCCCGGGCCTGCTCGAAAAGCTCGGGCTCGGCTACGACGTCCTGTCCGCCGACAATCCGGGCCTCGTGATGGTGCGCCTGTCCGGCTACGGGCAGACGGGTCCGTACCGCGACCGGCCCGGTTTCGGCGCGATCGCCGAATCGATGGGCGGGCTGCGCCACATCACCGGCTATCCGGATCTGCCGCCGCCGCGCATCGGCATCTCGATCGGCGATTCGATCGCGGCGCTGCACGGCGTGATCGGCGGGCTGATGGCGCTTCATCACCGCAAGGTGAACGGCGGCGCAGGGCAGGTGGTCGACGTCGCGCTATACGAAGCCGTGTTCAACATGATGGAAAGCGTGGTGCCCGAGTACGGCGTGTACGGGATGGTGCGCGAGCGCACCGGCGCATCGCTGCCGGGCATCGTGCCGTCGAATACCTATGCGTGCCGCGACGGCAGCATCGTGATCGGCGGCAACAGCGATCCGATCTTCAAGCGGCTGATGAAGGCGATCGACCGCGACGATCTCGCGGACGATCCCGCGCTCGCACGCAACGACGGGCGCGTGCCGCGCACGCAGGAGATCGACGACGCGATCGCCGCGTGGCTCGCGCCGCGCACGATCGACGAAGCGCTCGAGGTGCTCAATGCGGCCGACGTGCCGGCCGGGCGCATCTACAGCGCCGCCGACATGTTCACCGATCCGCAGTTCGCCGCGCGGCAGATGATCCAGCACTTCAAGCTGGCCGACGGCACCGACATTCCGCTGCCGAACGTCACGCCGAAGCTGTCGGGCACGCCGGGCGAAACGCGCTGGCTCGGCCCCGAGCTCGGCGAGCATACGGACGAGGTGCTGCGCGGCCTCGGCTACGACGCGCAGGCGATCGCCGCGCTGCGCGAGGCGGGCGCGATCTGA